In Lasioglossum baleicum chromosome 19, iyLasBale1, whole genome shotgun sequence, the following proteins share a genomic window:
- the LOC143218426 gene encoding uncharacterized protein LOC143218426 isoform X2 produces MIVQRQGQGKRIAVRSGVEETQLGKRKIKAMNGSDDESDSVLPPPSASNRLNEVRAAAGL; encoded by the exons ATGATTGTGCAAAGGCAAGGGCAAGGCAAAAGAATTGCAGTCAGGTCAGGAGTAGAAGAAACTCAACTCggcaaaagaaaaattaaagcGATGAACGGTAGCGATGACGAGTCGGATTCGGTGTTGCCTCCGCCTTCGGCGTCAAACCGACTGAACGAG GTACGTGCAGCGGCAGGGCTGTAG
- the LOC143218426 gene encoding uncharacterized protein LOC143218426 isoform X1, whose protein sequence is MGTPCTAARDGPVHKYRAKPQSGPLCDGMSEGWWGNLASQGGGRGSAHGRQGSRLYNYCSAQPSTVSHEFSFTLIVPRTDSCYSAPTDWKSAAEIHHLHSR, encoded by the exons atgggCACACCCTGCACAGCCGCACGCGACGGCCCTGTGCATAAATATCGAGCAAAACCTCAATCGGGCCCACTCTGTGACGGCATGTCAGAAGGGTGGTGGGGGAACTTAGCCAGCCAAGGTGGAGGGAGAGGTTCAGCCCATGGCCGCCAAGGCTCACGATTATACAATTATTGCTCTGCTCAGCCTTCCACAGTCTCCCACGAGTTCTCGTTTACGCTAATCGTTCCGCGAACGGATTCGTGTTACAGTGCTCCAACTGACTGGAAGAGTGCAGCTGAAATACATCATTTGCATTCCAG ATGA
- the LOC143218425 gene encoding uncharacterized protein LOC143218425, whose amino-acid sequence MTGKINMQKYYMRAKRSRPLYDASHQKDEPSTSSGIRTTENNAVYLDSSSESGSENELSVQNLQCEETAESPNFTDSMRGSIADSSDTNVHDSLAERAVKHNLPHAFHNVIYLDTSSESGSENELSVQNLQCEETAESPNFTDSMRGSIADNSDTIIRDSLAEWAVKHNVTHTAINDLLPILQKPIPHLPKDARTLLKTCRNNIITKQMEPGKYFHFGLRHAILKLCEDIDISSFTDNRISINVNIDGLSLSKSSNSEAYPILCCTAGYKNVEMIGIYHGCGKPKDVNSFLFNFVEEAVLLINNGLLINEHLYHLHIKAFICDSPAKAFIKCVTYHTGYNSCTKCLIEGDYIADRVCFPSLEPIACRTDVEFRTKGDNDHHTGTSILERIPNFDMIKSFPLDYMHLICCGVMKKLLVNLWCCGKPSTKICYSQFSIISNLLLSLRKCIPLEFNRKPRGLNELKRWKATEFRQFLLYTGPVVLLKNISRDKYENFLSLHVAVTILSNSKYFDAIEYASQLLNYFVKTFKILYGDHNVSHNVHNLVHLTEDVKHHGPLDNFSAYIFENFLQSILKLIRQNDEVLEQLVKRHTEKCNIPTKVKVNF is encoded by the coding sequence ATGACTGGCAAAATTAATATGCAAAAATATTACATGCGTGCTAAAAGATCGCGTCCTTTGTACGATGCTTCTCATCAAAAAGATGAACCTTCTACTTCATCGGGCATACGTACTACTGAAAACAATGCAGTTTATTTGGATTCGTCGTCGGAAAGTGGAAGTGAAAACGAACTTTCTGTACAAAATCTTCAGTGTGAAGAAACTGCAGAAAGTCCGAATTTCACGGATTCAATGCGCGGTTCAATAGCAGACAGTAGTGATACAAATGTTCATGATAGTTTAGCAGAACGGGCTGTAAAGCATAACCTTCCACATGCCTTtcataatgtaatttatttgGATACGTCATCGGAAAGTGGAAGTGAAAACGAACTTTCTGTACAAAATCTTCAGTGCGAAGAAACTGCAGAAAGTCCCAATTTCACTGATTCAATGCGCGGTTCAATAGCAGACAATAGTGATACAATTATTCGTGATAGTTTAGCAGAATGGGCTGTAAAGCATAATGTTACACATACCGCGATTAACGATTTACTGCCTATACTACAGAAGCCCATTCCACACTTACCAAAAGACGCGAGAACCCTTTTGAAAACATGTagaaataatatcataacaaAACAAATGGAGCCAGGGAAGTACTTCCATTTTGGTTTGAGGCATGCTATTTTAAAACTTTGCGAAGACATAGACATTTCTTCTTTCACCGACAATAGAATTTCAATTAATGTTAATATCGACGGTCTTTCTTTGTCAAAAAGTTCTAACAGTGAAGCTTATCCCATTCTTTGTTGCACCGCGGGTTATAAAAATGTAGAAATGATAGGTATTTACCATGGTTGTGGGAAGCCAAAAGATGTCAATAGTTTTTTATTCAATTTCGTAGAAGAGGCAGTACTACTGATCAATAATGGATTATTAATTAATGAACATTTGTATCATCTACATATAAAAGCTTTCATTTGTGATAGCCCCGCGAAAGCTTTTATAAAATGCGTGACATATCATACGGGATATAATTCTTGCACCAAATGTCTCATCGAAGGAGATTATATTGCTGACCGGGTATGTTTCCCATCTCTCGAACCTATCGCGTGTAGAACTGATGTTGAATTCAGAACGAAAGGTGATAATGATCACCACACTGGAACAAGTATTTTGGAAAGAATTCCAAATTTTGATATGATCAAATCTTTTCCGTTAGATTACATGCACCTAATTTGTTGTGGTGTAATGAAGAAGTTGCTTGTTAATTTATGGTGCTGTGGGAAACCATCCACAAAAATTTGCTATTCACAATTTTCGATCATATCTAATTTATTATTGTCATTAAGAAAGTGCATTCCGTTAGAATTCAATAGAAAACCACGAGGTTTAAATGAACTGAAACGTTGGAAAGCAACTGAATTCAGACAATTCCTTCTTTATACCGGCCCAGTAGTTTTGCtgaaaaatataagtagagacaagtatgaaaattttctttcgttACACGTGGCAGTAACAATTTTATCCAATTCCAAGTATTTTGACGCTATTGAGTATGCTTCACAATtgttaaattattttgtaaaaacCTTCAAAATATTGTACGGAGACCACAATGTGTCTCATAATGTGCACAATCTCGTGCATCTTACGGAGGATGTAAAACATCATGGGCCTCTTGACAATTTTAGCgcatatatttttgaaaatttcttacaatcaattttaaaattaattcgcCAAAACGATGAAGTGTTAGAGCAACTAGTTAAGAGACATACAGAAAAATGCAATATTCCCACAAAAGTAaaagttaatttttaa